A region of the Miscanthus floridulus cultivar M001 unplaced genomic scaffold, ASM1932011v1 os_2147, whole genome shotgun sequence genome:
TCGCTGCGGATGAAGCTGAAGATGCAAGCGCGCCACCTCTGGGATGCCATCGAGTTCGAGGACGTCGAGTTCGATGAAGACCGCAGCGCGCTCGATGCGATCTGCAGCGCCATTCCGGAAGACATGGTGCCTGCTCTCGCTACCAAAGCGAGTGCCAAGGAGGCCTGGGAGGTGATCCGTACCCTCCGCATCGGCGACGACCGGGTGCGGAAGGCGACGGCTCAGAATCTCCGTGCGGAGTACGAATCCATCGCGCTTCGTGAAGGGGAGGCCATTGAAGATTTTGCCCTGAGGCTAATGGGGATCGTGCAGCGGCTGGCGATGCTTGGCGACCCTGAACCCGATGAGAAAGTCGTGGCCAAGTACCTTAGCGTGGTCCGCCTGCGGTACAAGCAGCTGGTAATCTCAATCAAAACCCTTCTTGACATCTATACACTGTCAATTAAGGAGGTGACGGGGAGATTGAAGGCGGCCGACGCCACGAGTAGAGGACGCTGGGTCGGCGTCGTCCGCTGGTTTTGGAGGAATCCAATCGACCCACATCTCAACGGTATATTCTGTACCAGGTCGAACCCAACCCACTTCACTTTTCATCCAAACGCGGGTTCACCTAGGTCCAACCCGCTTCAACCTAGTTAAACCCCCAATCCAAACACTACCTTTGGGTCTAACCAGTCTTCCATAATGCAATAGCCCCTAAGACAGGCTTGTGGAAGCAAAAAAAGGTTGGAAGCCAGACTTTTATGGTTGTTTACTTTAGTTAGACAGTCTCCAACGGCGCACGCAAAAGGGGACCCAAACACAAAATGCATCGTGCATAGTGTTTTTACGTCCCAAACTCACGATCCAACGGAGGACGCATTCAAGCCAGCCATTTTGCGTAGCAGCGGTGTCGAAAGGCAAAAAGCCTCGTCGTTCTCGACGACGTAAAACAcatagagagagggaggagcgacCGCCAGGGTCCAGCACAGGGGTGGGGCCGATGGAGGTCGGTGGAGGCGCGGCTGCCGTCGTGGAGTCCAGATCCGCCCGGCCGCCATCGGAGGGAACAGGGGTAGGTGGCATCGGGCAGGGGAGGGGCTGTGGTCGCCGATGGAGGTCGGTGGGAGCAGGGAAGGGCGGCGTCGGGCAGGGGAGGGAAGATCCTGCCAGTGAGGTCCGCCTGCGGTGGAGCAGCGCCACCGGCAAGGGCCGCTCGCCGCCCACGGAGAAGAGCGCCGCCGGCGCGGACGCGGTGAGGCTAGGGCCGGAGCTCACCCGCACGGTGACGGCGGGTCAAGATCTCGCCAGGCACAGCGACGCCAGGGCCGGAGCTCAGAGCAGCCCGCGGACGACGACGGCAAGGCGGGACCGCGACGCCGGTGGGCCCGTGGATGGGGGCGCTCGGCCAGGCGGCACCGCAGACGGGGGCGCTTGGCCAGGTGGGCCTACGGACGGAGTTGCCGGCGACCTCGGCGCTCGGCGGCTCGGTGGGGAGGGAGGCGAGATCTACTCGCCGGGGAGGGAGGCGCTCCCATCGGCGGGCCTGCGAGAGGAGGAAGGGAAGAGGCGGCGGGGCTCGCGAGAGGAGGAGGAAGGGAAGAGGACGCTCTGTTACGCCTGACGGTGTGAGAAGGGAGTTTATGGGTCACGGACCCTTTCACTGTGCACAACCTAATCCGGAAAATGTATCTTGTTTTTGGGTTGGatccgttggagacagtcttagtgcAATGTAGTCACCGGGTGTGTGTTGGTTTCAAGTCGGCGATGAGCCTATTGTTAGTTGTTCACAAGGGCGTTCACCTAATTACCTAGGATCGCCACTAGCTGTCTGGAGCAATGTGTTATTCGCATTTGTGTTGTAACTCTTGTATTTATTCTTAATGAAACATGTGTCGAGGCATGATAgtgaaaaaaaatcaaatagtTTATTTAGAAATTTCGCTACACTTTGTAAATCTGATAAATAAATTTTATAAGGAAAAATTATGTTCTTGCCCTTGTTCAGAACTCCAATTATGATTTTGCCCCtacttttttaactttgtgtttttaccatTGATATTTTAAAATGAACTGTCCGTTTACCCCTATTTTGGATGTCCGTTAGATGGACAGGAAATAGACGAATAAAAAAATCCAAACTAGAAAAGCAAAGGCGAAACGACTACACTACCCCTTATCCTTATCTGCCTCGTCGAGTCGGCGGCATCGGGAGCGGGCATATCGGGTGGCTTCGTCGGCGGCGGTGCTCTGGCCTAGGCGCGCGGTGCGGCGGCACCTCCCGACCTCTGGGCTCGTGCGCGGCGGCTGTTCCCGGGCGAGGGGGCGCACGCGCGGGGGGCAGCCGGGGCTCTCGTCGTGAGCGCACTAGGCGACCTCGCCTCCACGCGGATGGTCTTCGATGGCACCCCACGCTCGGACATGTACTCCAAAGGGGTCATGCTCCGGTGTCTAGTTCAAACGGAGCGCCACGCAGAAGCTGTCGCGCTGCAGTAGGAcatgcggcggcggcgcccctGCCCGAGGCGTAGGGCGACTTCGTGCTGTCCCTTGCGCTCAAGGCCTGCATCAGGTCCGCGGAGTATGGGTACGGTACGAGGCTGCACTGCGACGCCGTCAAAGCCGGCGGCGCGAACGGCTTCGTGTGAACAGCTTGGTCGACATGTATGCGAAAGCTGGGGACTTGGAGTGCACCGGGAAGGTGTTCGAGAGAATCCCAGGACGAAAATGTGTTGTCGTGGACCTCGATGCTCAGCGGATGCGTCGTTGCTGGATATGTATGTCAAGTGGGATGCAGTGATCGATGAGCTCAGCTACATTGACCTTGTTCTTTGGACGACAATGACTATGGGGTACCCACGGAACGAGAACCCTCTTGATGGCTTGTTGGATATATGTATGTCAAGTTGTGCCAAATATATTTGACTAAATGTAATCATTTTTATCAACATACATTATAAATGTGTCATTCTAaatcaggggtaaaatcacaaatagACATAACAAACGGAGCAAAATCACATGGGCATTTTTGTCCTTTTGTACAAAATTTAACACAGTTAGAGGAGGATGACGGAATAGGAGCAAACTGACGCTTCGTTTTGAAAtcataggggtaaattcacaaagtaaaaaaaaaacaggagcaaaatcacaatttcgatacaaaacaagggtaaaaaTCCAAGAGCCCCATTTTATAAAATGACATGATTGGTGAGCCTTTCAGAGATTTGACACCCTAACCATATACCAGTAACTCAGATTGACCCCACGTGTCACTGTGACATAGGTGTCGAATGTTACGAGACTCACAAATTAAATATCAAATATCAAAACCTCTTTGTAAGCTCTACGTGCATTCTTATTAGCATCCATCGATAGCTTACACTTGTACGTCATACTCTTCTCTAGTGATGTCCTAGTTCCTATTCCTTTTTTTCCATGTTAGGATTTCAAGTCGATTATGACCCTTTTGAAGTTGTGAGTGATCATCCTCCTAGGTACCAAGTCATAGGTATACGAGCTAGAACAGCAAGTAACAAGGGCTCTGTTTTGCTGGTGGAGGCTACCGAGAGGTCCCATCTCATGTCGATTATTTTCTTTTATCAAGGAGTCAAGTTGACTTATATAAGATAAAGTATAAAGGTTCCCTTAGTTTAACCTTATCGAGTCAATTATGACTGCCAAGGTAATTGGCACAATCCAACCGAAGCACAGCACTAGTGAGAGATGGACCGGATCACAACACTAGAAATACATTTCACAACACTAGTCAATATGTTGATCATCACAAAATCCATACCAAATTGATTTAGCTTCAGAACACTAATCCAACGTGCAACTaaacttttctaaaaaaaataaagtcAATTATGAATTACCTTGGAAATCATGCCGCAATTTGGCAAATTAGTATGTTGCTTTTAAAGAACTATAAAAAATTCAAATGCATGTATGGTTATCAGAAAGTCAATTATCTCTAGAAGCAACTAAATTTTAATTATGTCACatgaaaaaatatttttatttagTTTTTCTTAAAATAAACATATTATACATGATTCCAAATATGTAGACATATTTAAGTTGTTTATACACTCCATTGTAATAAGGATGAAAAATCTCCCAAAAAATGAAGATACTCTACCAAAATTATTGAATGCAATAACTATTTTAGCGTTGACTATATATATTTCCATGTTAACAATAAAACCACCCTAAAATAAAGTCAAGTACTATTGAAAAGTCATTcaacctgttcgtttcgtcgtatacgatcgtggattatttactgctggctgatttggtgtgagagaaaaatactattttaacttATAATTCACGATCATATACGAGCAAACGAACGGACCAATTGCTTCTCATAGTTATTAGGGCGTCCCCGACGGGTTTTAAATGTCATGCGAGAAGGATGGTTTATATTATTTATAGGAGAGAGATCGAAAGAAACAAACTCGCTAGGACGAGCAAAGCGCTAGGCTCGCACAGCTCCCAATAAGACCTGTGTCTAACCTCTCTCCTCTTTGCATGTTGTGCATGTTGCTGCTTCTTTTTTTATTCAATCTTGTTTGCATGTTGCTAGCGATTTGAAGCGGTCCATTGCGGAGGCCCTTAAGGCCGAGTTAAAAGTCAACAATGTCGTAGCTGAATGTCACAAATTAAATTGCGTTCATTGTTAAAAGGTAATCCATGAAGATATGGGCTTGCCCAATGGACGGCCACGGCATTGCTGCCAGCGGGAGCTGTGCACGCTGACTGCACACTGCACTGTGCACATGGCCTCCATCCATAACCTCACTATACACATATTCTAATTGCTACCCAGTTATCTCTCTCTGCAACTTTGTTTATCCCTCCAACGAGATCTCACCATCTGTGATGCACTATCCTaccaccatgttcgcttgaactatttttcagccaatgaacaatatttttctctcacaacaaatcagtataagTATCAGAATAAGTATAAGCATAAACCCAATTTCAGCCTATGCGAAGTTATGTATTGCTTCTTTTATTGGAGAAAACTTGGTTAGACCAAGTACTATAAGATAATGCACAACCACCCTAGGGCCTATAGAAATTGTTGCATCCGATTTATAAGATAATGCTCTTCTTAGGCTCTGTTTTGATGCAGTTTATGCCAGCTCCGGCACCTCCCGCCAATGCACCGTAGTGACACTATTCACTACTAAACAAGGAGCCATTTCACAAAATGGAGAAAAAATGAACTAGAAAAGGAGAAGCCTACAAAAGGCATAGCTTCACCGGCTCTTAATGCTACAGTAATACTACTGTGCCAGAGCTGGAGCCGGGGGGTAAGCCGCACAAAAAGACCCTTAAGCATGGTAGCACGGTGATCTATAACAAAAAATAGAACAATTAACTACCAGTTGATCAGGTTATTTGTGGTGGAATATGATCATACAAGTTTAAGTTCTAGACTTTAATTACGTGAGTACTCGTACTTTAATTATGTGAGTACTCATGTTTTTAGTGATAGACAACATAGCCGTTGATAGCGAGACACAAGTAATTGTATTTTTTTAATGATACCTCCTTAGATCGTAGGAGAAAGGGTGAGTTTTTGTcttcatgagagagagagagagagagagagagagagagagaacaaggTTTTTAGAGTATAGTGCTTGATCTTGATAAGAGGGCAATATATTCCTTGTGGCAAATGTATTAGTGGATCCTTccgatttttttttctcaaaacacACATGCAGGATGCatatatttgttttctttcttttcaGCTTTTGTGCCGACATGCAAGTTATTGGGTTGGAGATGTAGCAGCCAGGTGAGGCCAAAATAAATTTGGCATCACACACTTAGTGTTATTATTAGCAGAGTTAAGAGTCTGTCTAGACACTTAGGTAAAATACAAGATGAGGAAATTAGGTTCCGACAATTTCACCAAAAATAGTTGGCTATAGCAAATAAAGTATAAGTGCATTTAAATTTGTCTCATAAAAAACCAATAACGACCACCACTAATTAAAGTACATATATAACAACAATAATGTTGCTTCTTTGCTATATCTATTTTGTTTCTATTGCGAATCACAGTACAGATATATTTATTTTGTTGATAGCTGgtataaaattaagaaactccaGTCATTTGGAGCCTTAAGTTCTTAAAAACGAAGCTCTTAAGAAACTTCAGTCATTTGGAGCCTTAAGTTCTTAAAAAGGAAGCTCTAAAGAATCTTCATGATATACCTAAATATATAATCCAATCATTGGATCTAGTACCAAAGGTGATCAATATAGGACTACATAAATTGCATAGCAAACCTCACTGATCAACAACAACTATCATCACCAGCCCTTTATTGATGATTAGTTTTTTTCTCACTCACTCTTTTGAATAGTCAAGACACACACATGTCCATGTCATCAAGTTAAATGGCAACAGACAGGTCATACCCCTCTTGCACATTTGATAATGTGAAAAATGGGATGGGACCTACTGCCAACGTGACCACACAAAATTAGtaagaaaaaacaaaactaaGGCGATGGAGACAACTTGCCTTCTTCCCATTTATTATAAATTATCCTCCTGCATATATCTTATGTAAACTACTGAACCGTTAGCTAATCTTTTATCCTTGAATCCACTCATCCCTATAAGAGGTAGAGTAGTTTACTACTTAGCTTGACACCTTGCTTTTGCTAATCTCCCAACACATCATCGTGTGATAAAGAAAGGTTAAATACTCAGGCATTTATTTGTTCTTGCATCACACAcaatcattatatatatatatatatatatatatatatatattatatatatatatatatatatatatatatattatatatatatatatctatatatatatatatatatatatatgggagaggctattcagcagccggctacaaaataagttattctgtagccacctctatttaccataattttatatactaatttaccataatgtcaatacatatttacgatagttgggttactataacacatgggaatatttaccataacgttatagtaaaccacttagtaaggagttactgtaaatctcgtaaattaacatagtaattatcgtaactcaaagtggctacagaataagttattctgcagccagctatagaatagtagttctatatatatatatatatatatatatatatatatatatatatatatatatatatatgattgtgtGTGATGCAAGAACAATAAATGCCCGGGTACTATTGAGTTATTTGGTACCCAGCCTACttcatccaaaaaaaaaaaattggattcGGCCGCGCGCACCTTCTTCCGAAAAAACACCACCGTGCGTGCGGTTTGCTACTCCGAGCAAAGTCAATTTCCCGGTTTAAACGACCGAGACCACAGTGCGCTCGCCTTGCGGTCGCAGCAGCGTTCGCCGTGCGGTTGCGGCCGCCCTGGCCTGACGAACGAGCGGGAGCCCTCGCCGTGCGCTCGCCGGCCTCGCGCGCGCCATACCCGCGACCCTGCTGGCCTCCCGAGCCGCTGCGGAAGCCCGACGCCGCCACCGCCCCGGAAGCCCGacgccgccaccgctgccgtCCCCTCCGGCCCTGCGCGCGCCCGGCGGCCGGCACCCCCCCGTTGGCCAGCGCCCGGTGCCCTCACCATCGGACAGCGAGGTCAGACCATGACCTTCTCTCTGTTTATCCTGTAGCTGCCCTGCTGCTGCGTTCATTTGCTTCATCTCTCCATCCTGGTTTCCTTTTTGCCTTACACGATCCTGTATGTTATCACTATGTAGTAGCATATACGTTCTTGATTTGTGCGAGATTCATTCGATGCATGAATAATCTGTGCTACCTTTGCTTTGGGGCCTAATATTGCACTGTAGAATCTTGGCTGTAGCAGTTGACCTGAGGATTTCGCTTCTCATTCATTCATATCTTGCAACTTGATGTGCTTTTGATTGATTTCCAGTGACTAAATTTGTCACTCTATATATACGGATTGATTCACCAGTTTCCTTGGATCAGCTATGAGGTCAAACTTTTGTCCTGATATTTTTTGTCAGTCGCTGTCATACCATTAAGTTGCTTAAGGGAAAGAAAGCACCTTTCCGATACTAAATGCCACCATGGAGTCATACTGATAAATCTTAGGTGAGGGGCACTTGCAGGGTAGTAAAGTCAGGGGAGGGTAATCACAGTTGATTGTTATTGACACTTTATATTTACTTTTGGGGTAGGGTAAATCACTGCTGGAAACCTTAGTCCTTGGTTCTTCTCTGTTCAACATGTATGGGCAAGCTTTGAAAGTGATTGCAAGTCCAGTTTGGTTTTTCTGAATGTCACTGTCGCAAAAAGCGTCCATCAATTCAATAGGATTGAATGAACCGGCTCATTCAATAGGAGTGCATCCTGTACAATTTCTGGTCCATAATAACCTACATGATCATAAATTTGTTTTGGGGATTAGATTGTGGTATGAAAAATGAATTACATGTTCAGTGAATGGGACAGGCTCTTATCAATTCTTTTCCTGTTGATTGCGTCCCCAATTTATGGATGCACTCTTATAGATTGTTGAACCAGTTCATTCAATGAGACTGATTGTTGACTAATTTGTGGAGATTAGTTTTTGCTCTGTGCATACACGTGCCATGTCTGAAATGACAACTGATCCCAATCAACCCAATTGAAGCTGGAGGTAGGAGCAAAGAAAGCAACATGGGAAAGAGAGATGGAAGATTAGATTTATAGAAACAATCAGATTATTATGAAAGAAATTTATGAATCTGCAT
Encoded here:
- the LOC136534655 gene encoding uncharacterized protein, with product MEVGGGAAAVVESRSARPPSEGTGVGGIGQGRGCGRRWRSVGAGKGGVGQGREDPASEVRLRWSSATGKGRSPPTEKSAAGADAVRLGPELTRTVTAGQDLARHSDARAGAQSSPRTTTARRDRDAGGPVDGGARPGGTADGGAWPGGPTDGVAGDLGARRLGGEGGEIYSPGREALPSAGLREEEGKRRRGSREEEEGKRTLCYA